The segment GGTGAGAAGCCCTTCAAGTGCAATATATGTAATAAgagcttttctcaaaatattaatcTCATTAAACATGCTAGGATCCACGCTGGTGAGAAGCCCTTCAAGTGCAATATATGTAATAAgagcttttctcaaaatattaatcTCATTCAACATGTGAgaacccacaccggtgaaaagccattcaagtgcaatatatgtaataagagcttttctcaaaatagtaaTCTCATTCAACATGCTAGGATCCACACTGGTGAGAAGCCCTTCAAGTGCAATATATGTAATAAgagcttttctcaaaataatagTCTCATTCAACATGCTAGGATCCACACTGGTGagaagccattcaagtgtgacgcATGCAAGAACAGTTTTAATGACAAGAGTAATCTTTCGCGACatatgagaacccacaccggtgaaaagccattcaagtgcaATACATGTAATAAaagcttttctcaaaatattaatcTTATTCAACATGTGAGGATCCACACTGGTGAGAAGCCATTAAAGTCTGACGTATGCTAGTACTTAATAACAAGAGTAATCTTTCAGTACATATGAGAACCCACACTGGTGAAAAGCAATACAAGTGCAATGCATGTAATAAGagcttttctcaaaatgttgatcttATTCAACATGTGAGGATCCACACTGGTGGATCCACATCGGTACTCTTACCAATCACTTGAGAACCCACACATGTGAAATGCGATTCAAGTGTGAGGTTTACAACCACAGTTTTAGTCGCAAGTATACTCTCACCCAACACATGAGAACCCACATAGGTTAAAAGCTATACAATTGCAATAGAAGTAATAAGAGCTTTTCCCGCAATATTCATATAATTCAACATGTGAGGATCTACAATGGTAAGAAGCCATTCACGTGCGATGTATACAAGCAGAGTTTTAATAAAAGACTATTCTTACCAATCACTTGAGAACCCCCACAcagtgaaaagccattcaagtgtgacgtatACAAGCGGAGCTTTAATATCAAGGGTAATCTTTCCATACATATGACAActcacaccggtgaaaagccataaAAGTACAATACATTGTATTAAGAACTTTTCTCAAACTAGTAATCTCACTAGATATCTGAGGATCAACACTGGTGAGAAACTattcaagtgtgacgtatgtaagcaaagttttaatcagaaaattattcttaaccATCACTTCAGAGCCAACACCAGTGAAAAGGCATTCAAGTGAGATGTAAGCATGCACAGTTTTAATAATAAGAGTAATCTTACTACGCATTTGAGAACCCACACAGATGAAAAGCCATTCAATTGTGATGCACGCATGcacaattttaataataacaGTGATCTTGCCACACAATTGAGAACCCACGTCGATGAAAAGCCATTCGAGTATGACGTATGCAAGCAGAGTTTTAACGTCAATGGCTATCTTGCCATACATATGAGAACCCACACGGGTGAAAAGCCATATAAGCTTTTCTCAAACTAGTAATCTCATTAATCATGTTATGATCCACACTGGTGAGTTTCAATCCAAGATGCAACAGTAGCTAGTAACCTAGAGTTGGCTTCAATTGAGATGCAATAGAAGCTATTAACCTAGTAAGGGATGATCACGTCCAGtgctaagaaatataataacccataactcctaaaaatagagtcagatcTAAACAAGAAGTACAGTAGTAGAGCTTTCTTGTCTGAAACCCCTGTCTAAGAAACTTAGCGTCcattggcttgaacaacaaaggAGATATGTTGGCTGGAAAATCAAGACTGACATATATCTGTTATAATCTGAACTGTTTTGTGCAGTTCAAGGAAAGAACAGCCACTTCTAATGATAAAGGTTTCATTCAATGGGCTGTTGAAgcatttagaaataaaaaaaatcacattttttgcaGGTTTGttaaaatcacatttttattggtaaatataAATACTCATTTTATTCAACACAGGAGAAAGCCACAGGCTTGTAGCAGAATATTGAACCTATTTATGatactattttataaaatgaactcatattcaaaaaataaagtcTCACAAAATATCCATGGGCATAGTTCAAGTAACAAACCTAAACAACTTAAGCAACAAAGGCTTTACATAAAATAATGTTGCAATAATATATTTCTAGTTCatttgttattcaaaattttttgtggCTTCATGAAGATAGCTCTCAATTGTAAAAGTAGGTATTTGTATATTACATATTTTATGTtaatctattttagtttttatatatttttgaattatacttttttgtttctagtatgttttttatattaatttctttttttttgtcatggctggccagtttggctttagatcttttacagatactaaaaacaatacaatgacccatgtgaaaaaatgatgtaaCTTTGCTTTTTGAATGTCTAATAAATGTGACATCACTCACATGATCTTTTCCTTTGTTATAAATTCAATTCATCTCACAGATTTTAGTGATTTCTCACTTCACCGAAATGTGTCAGTCTTGTATTCATAACACTGACTCTGTATGATGATAATTCTATTGTGTGTGATGAAATTTGAAAACCATAGATATTTTTCAGTTGTTAAATtgttatatgaactgcaaaaatatttgtggtGTCCGagcaataatttaaattttaaattccaactagaaaaatacctgtaaattttaaattatttttttttgttagataaaacAAACTCGAAACGTGATTAAGCTTACAAGTTTAACCCTCTAGGATGAATCCGATGAATGAACAAGCCTTGGATCATACAATTATTTTAGCAAATGAAACCGATCAGTCCAATCGTTTTCTAACGGAGTGTACTCAAACTGAGGTATTGAATACAAACATTTCACGAGCAGACGTTTTTGATAAATATCTAGCCACAAAGAAGCTGACTAATCAGCTTAAGGAACTACCAGCCAAAGAAGAAGAGGATGCAGCAAATAAGAAGAATGAAACAACTTTCCAATATGATGAGATACGGTCTATATGcaataaatataagaatactCTTGCCATATACAGGAGAACCCACACCCGTGAAAAGTCATTCAAGTGCAATACATGTAATAAaagcttttctcaaaaaatacATCTCATTCAACATGCTAGGATCCACACTGGTGAGAAGCCCTTCAAGTGTGACGTATGCAAGAacagttttaatgaaaagagtaaTCTTTCGCGacacatgagaacccacaccggtgaaaagccattcaagtgcaATACATGTAATAAaagcttttctcaaaatattaatcTCATTCAACATGCTAGGATCCACACTGGTGAGAAGCCCTTCAAGTGCAATATATGTAATAAgagcttttctcaaaatattaatcTCATTAAACATGCTAGGATCCACGCTGGTGAGAAGCCCTTCAAGTGCAATATATGTAATAAgagcttttctcaaaatattaatcTCATTCAACATGTGAgaacccacaccggtgaaaagccattcaagtgcaatatatgtaataagagcttttctcaaaatagtaaTCTCATTCAACATGCTAGGATCCACACTGGTGAGAAGCCCTTCAAGTGCAATATATGTAATAAgagcttttctcaaaataatagTCTCATTCAACATGCTAGGATCCACACTGGTGagaagccattcaagtgtgacgcATGCAAGAACAGTTTTAATGACAAGAGTAATCTTTCGCGACatatgagaacccacaccggtgaaaagccattcaagtgcaATACATGTAATAAaagcttttctcaaaatattaatcTTATTCAACATGTGAGGATCCACACTGGTGAGAAGCCATTAAAGTCTGACGTATGCTAGTACTTAATAACAAGAGTAATCTTTCAGTACATATGAGAACCCACACTGGTGAAAAGCAATACAAGTGCAATGCATGTAATAAGagcttttctcaaaatgttgatcttATTCAACATGTGAGGATCCACACTGGTGGATCCACATCGGTACTCTTACCAATCACTTGAGAACCCACACATGTGAAATGCGATTCAAGTGTGAGGTTTACAACCACAGTTTTAGTCGCAAGTATACTCTCACCCAACACATGAGAACCCACATAGGTTAAAAGCTATACAATTGCAATAGAAGTAATAAGAGCTTTTCCCGCAATATTCATATAATTCAACATGTGAGGATCTACAATGGTAAGAAGCCATTCACGTGCGATGTATACAAGCAGAGTTTTAATAAAAGACTATTCTTACCAATCACTTGAGAACCCCCACAcagtgaaaagccattcaagtgtgacgtatACAAGCGGAGCTTTAATATCAAGGGTAATCTTTCCATACATATGACAActcacaccggtgaaaagccataaAAGTACAATACATTGTATTAAGAGCTTTTCTCAAACTAGTAATCTCACTAGATATCTGAGGATCAACACTGGTGAGAAACTattcaagtgtgacgtatgtaagcaaagttttaatcagaaaattattcttaaccATCACTTCAGAGCCAACACCAGTGAAAAGGCATTCAAGTGAGATGTAAGCATGCACAGTTTTAATAATAAGAGTAATCTTACTACGCATTTGAGAACCCACACAGATGAAAAGCCATTCAATTGTGATGCACGCATGcacaattttaataataacaGTGATCTTGCCACACAATTGAGAACCCACGTCGATGAAAAGCCATTCGAGTATGACGTATGCAAGCAGAGTTTTAACGTCAATGGCTATCTTGCCATACATATGAGAACCCACACGGGTGAAAAGCCATATAAGCTTTTCTCAAACTAGTAATCTCATTAATCATGTTATGATCCACACTGGTGAGTTTCAATCCAAGATGCAACAGTAGCTAGTAACCTAGAGTTGGCTTCAATTGAGATGCAATAGAAGCTATTAACCTAGTAAGGGATGATCACGTCCAGtgctaagaaatataataacccataactcctaaaaatagagtcagatcTAAACAAGAAGTACAGTAGTAGAGCTTTCTTGTCTGAAACCCCTGTCTAAGAAACTTAGCGTCcattggcttgaacaacaaaggAGATATGTTGGCTGGAAAATCAAGACTGACATATATCTGTTATAATCTGAACTGTTTTGTGCAGTTCAAGGAAAGAACAGCCACTTCTAATGATAAAGGTTTCATTCAATGGGCTGTTGAAgcatttagaaataaaaaaaatcacattttttgcaGGTTTGttaaaatcacatttttattggtaaatataAATACTCATTTTATTCAACACAGGAGAAAGCCACAGGCTTGTAGCAGAATATTGAACCTATTTATGatactattttataaaatgaactcatattcaaaaaataaagtcTCACAAAATATCCATGGGCATAGTTCAAGTAACAAACCTAAACAACTTAAGCAACAAAGGCTTTACATAAAATAATGTTGCAATAATATATTTCTAGTTCatttgttattcaaaattttttgtggCTTCATGAAGATAGCTCTCAATTGTAAAAGTAGGTATTTGTATATTACATATTTTATGTtaatctattttagtttttatatatttttgaattatacttttttgtttctagtatgttttttatattaatttcttttttttttgtcatggctggccagtttggctttagatcttttacagatactaaaaacaatacaatgacccatgtgaaaaaatgatgtaaCTTTGCTTTTTGAATGTCTAATAAATGTGACATCACTCACATGATCTTTTCCTTTGTTATAAATTCAATTCATCTCACAGATTTTAGTGATTTCTCACTTCACCGAAATGTGTCAGTCTTGTATTCATAACACTGACTCTGTATGATGATAATTCTATTGTGTGTGATGAAATTTGAAAACCATAGATATTTTTCAGTTGTTAAATtgttatatgaactgcaaaaatatttgtggtGTCCGagcaataatttaaattttaaattccaactagaaaaatacctgtaaattttaaattatttttttttgttagataaaacAAACTCGAAACGTGATTAAGCTTACAAGTTTAACCCTCTAGGATGAATCCGATGAATGAACAAGCCTTGGATCATACAATTATTTTAGCAAATGAAACCGATCAGTCCAATCGTTTTCTAACGGAGTGTACTCAAACTGAGGTATTGAATACAAACATTTCACGAGCAGACGTTTTTGATAAATATCTAGCCACAAAGAAGCTGACTAATCAGCTTAAGGAACTACCAGCCAAAGAAGAAGAGGATGCAGCAAATAAGAAGAATGAAACAACTTTCCAATATGATGAGATACGGTCTATATGcaataaatataagaatactCTTGCCATATACAGGAGAACCCACACCCGTGAAAAGTCATTCAAGTGCAATACATGTAATAAAAGCTTTGCTCAAAAAATACATCTCATTCAACATGCTAGGATCCACACTGGTGAGAAGCCCTTCAAGTGTGACGTATGCAAGAacagttttaatgaaaagagtaaTCTTTCGCGacacatgagaacccacaccggtgaaaagccattcaagtgcaATACATGTAATAAaagcttttctcaaaatattaatcTCATTCAACATGCTAGGATCCACACTGGTGAGAAGCCCTTCAAGTGCAATATATGTAATAAgagcttttctcaaaatattaatcTCATTAAACATGCTAGGATCCACGCTGGTGAGAAGCCCTTCAAGTGCAATATATGTAATAAgagcttttctcaaaatattaatcTCATTCAACATGTGAgaacccacaccggtgaaaagccattcaagtgcaatatatgtaataagagcttttctcaaaatagtaaTCTCATTCAACATGCTAGGATCCACACTGGTGAGAAGCCCTTCAAGTGCAATATATGTAATAAgagcttttctcaaaataatagTCTCATTCAACATGCTAGGATCCACACTGGTGagaagccattcaagtgtgacgcATGCAAGAACAGTTTTAATGACAAGAGTAATCTTTCGCGACatatgagaacccacaccggtgaaaagccattcaagtgcaATACATGTAATAAaagcttttctcaaaatattaatcTTATTCAACATGTGAGGATCCACACTGGTGAGAAGCCATTAAAGTCTGACGTATGCTAGTACTTAATAACAAGAGTAATCTTTCAGTACATATGAGAACCCACACTGGTGAAAAGCAATACAAGTGCAATGCATGTAATAAGagcttttctcaaaatgttgatcttATTCAACATGTGAGGATCCACATCGGTACTCTTACCAATCACTTGAGAACCCACACTGGTGAAATGCGATTCAAGTGTGAGGTTTACAACCACAGTTTTAGTCGCAAGTATACTCTCACCCAACACATGAGAACCCACATAGGTTAAAAGCTATACAATTGCAATAGAAGTAATAAGAGCTTTTCCCGCAATATTCATATAATTCAACATGTGAGGATCTACAATGGTAAGAAGCCATTCACGTGTGATGTATACAAGCAGAGTTTTAATAAAAGACTATTCTTACCAATCACTTGAGAACCCCCACAcagtgaaaagccattcaagtgtgacgtatACAAGCGGAGCTTTAATATCAAGGGTAATCTTTCCATACATATGACAActcacaccggtgaaaagccataaAAGTACAATACATTGTATTAAGAGCTTTTCTCAAACTAGTAATCTCACTAGATATCTGAGGATCAACACTGGTGAGAAACTattcaagtgtgacgtatgtaagcaaagttttaatcagaaaattattcttaaccATCACTTCAGAGCCAACACCAGTGAAAAGGCATTCAAGTGAGATGTAAGCATGCACAGTTTTAATAATAAGAGTAATCTTACTACGCATTTGAGAACCCACACAGATGAAAAGCCATTCAATTGTGATGCACGCATGcacaattttaataataacaGTGATCTTGCCACACAATTGAGAACCCACGTCGATGAAAAGCCATTCGAGTATGACGTATGCAAGCAGAGTTTTAACGTCAATGGCTATCTTGCCATACATATGAGAACCCACACGGGTGAAAAGCCATATAAGCTTTTCTCAAACTAGTAATCTCATTAATCATGTTATGATCCACACTGGTGAGTTTCAATCCAAGATGCAACAGTAGCTAGTAACCTAGAGTTGGCTTCAATTGAGATGCAATAGAAGCTATTAACCTAGTAAGGGATGATCACGTCCAGtgctaagaaatataataacccataactcctaaaaatagagtcagatcTAAACAAGAAGTACAGTAGTAGAGCTTTCTTGTCTGAAACCCCTGTCTAAGAAACTTAGCGTCcattggcttgaacaacaaaggAGATATGTTGGCTGGAAAATCAAGACTGACATATATCTGTTATAATCTGAACTGTTTTGTGCAGTTCAAGGAAAGAACAGCCACTTCTAATGATAAAGGTTTCATTCAATGGGCTGTTGAAgcatttagaaataaaaaaaatcatattttttgcaGGTTTGttaaaatcacatttttattggtaaatataAATACTCATTTTATTCAACACAGGAGAAAGCCACAGGCTTGTAGCAGAATATTGAACCTATTTATGatactattttataaaatgaactcatattcaaaaaataaagtcTCACAAAATATCCATGGGCATAGTTCAAGTAACAAACCTAAACAACTTAAGCAACAAAGGCTTTACATAAAATAATGTTGCAATAATATATTTCTAGTTCatttgttattcaaaattttttgtggCTTCATGAAGATAGCTCTCAATTGTAAAAGTAGGTATTTGTATATTACATATTTTATGTtaatctattttagtttttatatatttttgaattatacttttttgtttctagtatgttttttatattaatttcttttttttttgtcatggctggccagtttggctttagatcttttacagatactaaaaacaatacaatgacccatgtgaaaaaatgatgtaaCTTTGCTTTTTGAATGTCTAATAAATGTGACATCACTCACATGATCTTTTCCTTTGTTATAAATTCAATTCATCTCACAGATTTTAGTGATTTCTCACTTCACCGAAATGTGTCAGTCTTGTATTCATAACACTGACTCTGTATGATGATAATTCTATTGTGTGTGATGAAATTTGAAAACCATAGatatttttcagttgttttttctcaaaaataaattcttagcactcaatattataatttaaaatgggGTCttaacagttttgttttttaggggggggggacaattgCCTTTATTGATTCCGTGCTAGGAAGGCAGTAGGTTTTACTTCTGGATTCTTTTATTATTGAAGTTCAAAGCAAGTGATGGAGGTACTTGG is part of the Artemia franciscana chromosome 1, ASM3288406v1, whole genome shotgun sequence genome and harbors:
- the LOC136032414 gene encoding zinc finger protein 501-like translates to MNPMNEQALDHTIILANETDQSNRFLTECTQTEVLNTNISRADVFDKYLATKKLTNQLKELPAKEEEDAANKKNETTFQYDEIRSICNKYKNTLAIYRRTHTREKSFKCNTCNKSFAQKIHLIQHARIHTGEKPFKCDVCKNSFNEKSNLSRHMRTHTGEKPFKCNTCNKSFSQNINLIQHARIHTGEKPFKCNICNKSFSQNINLIKHARIHAGEKPFKCNICNKSFSQNINLIQHVRTHTGEKPFKCNICNKSFSQNSNLIQHARIHTGEKPFKCNICNKSFSQNNSLIQHARIHTGEKPFKCDACKNSFNDKSNLSRHMRTHTGEKPFKCNTCNKSFSQNINLIQHVRIHTGEKPLKSDVC
- the LOC136032407 gene encoding zinc finger protein 501-like translates to MNPMNEQALDHTIILANETDQSNRFLTECTQTEVLNTNISRADVFDKYLATKKLTNQLKELPAKEEEDAANKKNETTFQYDEIRSICNKYKNTLAIYRRTHTREKSFKCNTCNKSFSQKIHLIQHARIHTGEKPFKCDVCKNSFNEKSNLSRHMRTHTGEKPFKCNTCNKSFSQNINLIQHARIHTGEKPFKCNICNKSFSQNINLIKHARIHAGEKPFKCNICNKSFSQNINLIQHVRTHTGEKPFKCNICNKSFSQNSNLIQHARIHTGEKPFKCNICNKSFSQNNSLIQHARIHTGEKPFKCDACKNSFNDKSNLSRHMRTHTGEKPFKCNTCNKSFSQNINLIQHVRIHTGEKPLKSDVC